A stretch of Henckelia pumila isolate YLH828 chromosome 4, ASM3356847v2, whole genome shotgun sequence DNA encodes these proteins:
- the LOC140862245 gene encoding protein LAZ1 homolog 1 → MGWKGVFLSLLYLATLVESTGRAGRLFFEGLNAATSSLYSWAVSSATIFVAVALILSMFLIFEHLAAYNQPEEQKFLIGLILMVPVYAVESFLSLLNSDAAFNCEIIRDCYEAFALYCFERYLIACLGGEESTIEFMESQSVITSCVPLLDEAYAYGVVEHPFPLNFFLSEWQLGPDFYQAVKIGIVQYMILKMICALLAMICEAFGVYGEGKFEWTYAYPYLAVVLNFSQTWALYCLVQFYSVTKNKLAPIKPLAKFLTFKSIVFLTWWQGIAVAFLLSFGAFKGSLAQVLKTRIQDYIICIEMGVAAVVHLYVFPAVPYKRGERCVRNVSVMTDYASLGTPPDPEEVQDSERSTKVRISRHGEREKEKRPKLHQSVRDVVFGSGEIIVDDMKYTVSHVVEPFERGISKMNRTFQQISENMKRHEEHKKKNSKDDSCLVPLNPWANEFSDVHDDLIEGSVSDSGVSSSKRPHLQSRGQSSRFRYR, encoded by the exons ATGGGATGGAAGGGGGTTTTTCTGTCATTGTTATATCTTGCCACTTTAGTGGAATCGACTGGCAGAGCAGGAAGATTGTTTTTCGAAGGTTTGAATGCTGCAACTTCGTCCCTCTATAGCTGGGCAGTTAGCAGTGCGACGATATTCGTTGCTGTGGCTCTTATTCTTTCTATGTTTCTCATCTTTGAGCATTTAGCTGCATACAACCAGCCGGAG GAGCAGAAGTTCTTGATCGGACTCATTCTAATGGTTCCAGTTTATGCTGTAGAATCG TTTCTATCACTACTAAATTCCGATGCTGCTTTCAACTGTGAAATCATACGTGATTGCTATGAAGCTTTTGCTTTGTATTGCTTCGAAAGATATCTCATAGCCTGCTTAG GTGGAGAAGAAAGCACCATTGAATTTATGGAAAGTCAAAGCGTGATCACTTCTTGTGTACCTCTACTAGACGAAGCTTATGCATATGGTGTTGTCGAACATCCATTTccgttgaatttttttttgagtgAATGGCAGCTTGGCCCTGACTTCTATCAGGCTGTGAAAATTGGCATTGTTCAATAT ATGATATTGAAGATGATATGTGCATTACTGGCAATGATTTGTGAAGCTTTTGGGGTTTATGGGGAAGGGAAGTTCGAGTGGACATATGC CTATCCTTATCTGGCGGTGGTTCTGAATTTCAGCCAGACTTGGGCCCTTTACTGCCTTGTGCAGTTCTATTCTGTGACAAAGAATAAGTTGGCACCAATCAAACCTTTGGCCAAGTTTTTGACATTCAAGTCAATTGTTTTCCTTACATGGTGGCAAGGCATTGCTGTTGCCTTTCTTTTATCATTCGGAGCCTTCAAGGGGTCATTGGCACAGGTTTTGAAAACACGCATTCAAGACTACATCATATGTATTGAG ATGGGCGTAGCTGCTGTGGTACATCTTTATGTGTTCCCTGCTGTCCCATACAAGCGAGGAGAAAGATGTGTTAGAAATGTTTCTGTGATGACGGATTATGCATCTTTAGGAACTCCACCTGATCCTGAAGAGGTCCAAGACTCTGAAAGATCTACGAAAGTACGCATTTCTCGGCATGGTGAGAGAGAGAAAGAGAAGCGTCCGAAACTCCATCAAAGTGTTCGTGATGTTGTATTTGGAAGTGGTGAAATT ATTGTTGATGATATGAAGTACACAGTTTCGCATGTCGTGGAACCATTCGAAAGAGGAATATCTAAAATGAATAGAACTTTCCAGCAGATATCAGAAAACATGAAACGACATGAGGAGCATAAGAAGAAGAATTCAAAAGATGATAGCTGTCTTGTTCCCTTGAACCCATGGGCGAATGAGTTTTCCGATGTGCATGATGACCTCATTGAAGGGAGTGTCAGCGATAGCGGTGTGTCTAGTAGTAAGAGACCACATCTCCAGTCCAGAGGTCAATCTTCCCGGTTCAGATACAGATGA